In a single window of the Halobaculum lipolyticum genome:
- a CDS encoding class I SAM-dependent methyltransferase: MSSATDPGLDYVNPAAAYGFDASYHAGPPNWDIGRPQRAFVRLAEAGLIGRRVVEVGCGTGELSLFLARRGHEVLGVDVAPSAIRQAREKARWRRVPANFLVWDALRLDALGVRADTVVDSAMLHCLGPQEQRLAAEAIRRTLRPGGWYYLLCDARRDGVAATWASLSRADLREIFRPEHGWELSFVYDTVFERRGSHNPALVVGARRRE, translated from the coding sequence GTGTCCTCGGCCACCGATCCCGGTCTCGACTACGTCAACCCCGCGGCGGCGTACGGCTTCGACGCCAGCTACCACGCCGGGCCGCCGAACTGGGACATCGGACGGCCCCAGCGCGCGTTCGTCCGCCTCGCGGAGGCGGGGCTGATCGGTCGCCGCGTCGTCGAGGTCGGCTGCGGGACGGGCGAACTGTCGCTGTTCCTCGCCCGCCGCGGACACGAGGTGCTCGGCGTCGACGTCGCCCCGTCTGCGATCCGGCAGGCGCGGGAGAAGGCGCGGTGGCGCCGGGTGCCCGCGAACTTCCTCGTGTGGGACGCGCTCCGGCTCGACGCCCTCGGCGTGCGCGCCGACACGGTGGTCGACTCGGCGATGCTACACTGTCTCGGCCCGCAGGAGCAGCGGCTCGCCGCGGAGGCGATCCGACGGACGCTCCGGCCCGGCGGCTGGTACTACCTCCTGTGTGACGCCCGCCGCGACGGCGTGGCGGCGACGTGGGCGTCGCTGTCGCGGGCGGACCTCCGGGAGATATTCCGCCCGGAACACGGCTGGGAGCTGTCGTTCGTGTACGACACCGTGTTCGAGCGCCGGGGGTCGCACAACCCGGCGCTCGTCGTCGGGGCGCGGCGCCGGGAGTGA
- a CDS encoding serine hydrolase domain-containing protein — MQFPDAGDEGFEAVDPADAGIDPDAVRDAVEFHLTHGTRPEQVAYDFSNQEPWDDSEGELGYTLGPMPDRRGGPAGLVLKEGRLVAEWGDTRRVDHSFSVAKSFLSIVAGVAWDRGLFELDERVADHPSHADDDGFASEQNAPITWRHLLEQTSEWEGTLFDRPDSIDRNRGVGKTGGPAKGEHRDLEAPGTHWEYNDVRINRLALSLLRLWAKPLPCVLAHEVLDPAGATRTWEWHGYHNSDVAVEGRTMRSVSGGGHWGGGVWGSARDLARAGHLLLNDGRWGDDRLLSEEWVERATDPCEVNPNYGFLLWLNTNRTLWPSAPASAYAMLGHGQNVVWVDPEHDLVVVLRWLALSEDREGRDDLPNQDRFVRRLLAGV, encoded by the coding sequence ATGCAGTTCCCCGACGCCGGCGACGAGGGGTTCGAGGCGGTCGACCCCGCCGACGCCGGCATCGACCCCGACGCCGTCCGCGACGCCGTCGAGTTCCACCTCACGCACGGCACCCGGCCCGAGCAGGTCGCCTACGACTTCTCGAACCAGGAGCCGTGGGACGACTCGGAGGGCGAGTTGGGGTACACGCTCGGCCCGATGCCCGACCGTCGCGGCGGTCCCGCAGGACTGGTGCTCAAGGAGGGCCGCCTCGTCGCCGAGTGGGGCGACACCCGCCGCGTCGACCACTCGTTCTCGGTCGCGAAGTCGTTCCTCTCCATCGTCGCCGGCGTCGCGTGGGACCGCGGGCTGTTCGAGTTGGACGAGCGCGTCGCCGACCACCCGAGCCACGCCGACGACGACGGCTTCGCGAGCGAGCAGAACGCCCCGATCACCTGGCGACACTTGCTCGAACAGACCAGCGAGTGGGAGGGGACCCTGTTCGACCGGCCCGACAGCATCGACCGCAACCGCGGCGTCGGCAAGACCGGCGGTCCCGCCAAGGGCGAACACCGCGACCTCGAGGCGCCGGGCACCCACTGGGAGTACAACGACGTGCGGATCAACCGCCTCGCGCTGTCGCTGCTGCGGCTGTGGGCGAAGCCGCTCCCGTGCGTGCTCGCACACGAGGTGCTGGACCCCGCCGGGGCGACGCGGACGTGGGAGTGGCACGGCTACCACAACTCCGACGTCGCCGTCGAGGGGCGGACGATGAGATCCGTCTCCGGCGGCGGCCACTGGGGCGGGGGCGTCTGGGGGTCCGCGCGCGACCTCGCGCGGGCCGGCCACCTCCTCCTGAACGACGGTCGGTGGGGGGACGACCGGCTCCTCTCCGAGGAGTGGGTCGAGCGCGCGACCGACCCCTGCGAGGTGAACCCGAACTACGGCTTCCTGCTGTGGCTCAACACGAACCGGACGCTGTGGCCGTCGGCGCCGGCGTCGGCGTACGCGATGCTGGGCCACGGGCAGAACGTCGTCTGGGTCGACCCCGAACACGACCTCGTCGTGGTCCTCCGCTGGCTCGCGCTGTCGGAAGACCGGGAGGGACGGGACGACCTCCCGAACCAGGACCGGTTCGTCCGGCGGCTGCTCGCCGGCGTCTGA
- a CDS encoding nucleoside phosphorylase, whose protein sequence is MSDHGPSDDSEDPNAEVQYHIEVGPDDVADTVLLPGNPERVDKVTALWDDHEEKAYHREYRTATGTYDGEPLSVTSTGIGSPSAAIAVEELARAGADTFIRVGSCGAIQPEMDIGDLVITSGAVRQEGTSKEYVREDYPAATDHEVVSALVAAAERLGYDYHVGITMSADSFYAGQGRPGFEGFRAAGADDLVDELRDANVKNIEMEAAAITTIANVYGLRAGAVCTVYANRVTGEFRTEGESRAAECASLAAALLARMDEVKREAGVDRWHAGLSLE, encoded by the coding sequence ATGAGCGATCACGGTCCCAGCGACGACAGCGAGGACCCCAACGCGGAGGTGCAGTACCACATCGAAGTCGGTCCCGACGACGTGGCCGACACGGTCCTGCTGCCGGGCAACCCCGAGCGCGTCGACAAGGTGACGGCGCTGTGGGACGACCACGAGGAGAAGGCGTACCACCGCGAGTACCGCACCGCGACGGGCACGTACGACGGCGAGCCGCTGTCGGTCACGTCGACGGGGATCGGCTCCCCCTCGGCGGCCATCGCCGTCGAGGAACTGGCTCGCGCGGGCGCGGACACCTTCATCCGGGTCGGCTCCTGCGGCGCCATCCAGCCGGAGATGGACATCGGCGACCTCGTCATCACCTCCGGCGCCGTGCGCCAAGAGGGGACGAGCAAGGAGTACGTCCGCGAGGACTACCCCGCCGCCACCGACCACGAGGTCGTCTCGGCGCTCGTCGCCGCCGCCGAACGCCTCGGCTACGACTACCACGTCGGGATCACGATGTCCGCCGACTCCTTCTACGCCGGACAGGGGCGCCCCGGCTTCGAGGGGTTCCGCGCCGCCGGCGCCGACGACCTCGTCGACGAACTCCGCGACGCGAACGTGAAGAACATCGAGATGGAGGCGGCCGCGATCACCACCATCGCGAACGTGTACGGCCTGCGCGCCGGCGCCGTCTGCACGGTGTACGCCAACCGGGTCACCGGCGAGTTCCGCACCGAGGGCGAGTCGCGGGCCGCCGAGTGCGCCAGCCTCGCGGCGGCGCTGCTCGCGCGCATGGACGAGGTGAAGCGCGAGGCCGGCGTCGACCGCTGGCACGCCGGCCTGTCGCTGGAGTAG
- a CDS encoding NAD(P)/FAD-dependent oxidoreductase encodes MSQQVVVVGAGYAGAGTVNAFEDAIEPGEAELTWVSDTDYHLVLHEAHRVIRKPEVESKIAIPVDEIKADETDFVKGRVVEVDTDEQVVHTRGGETVEYDYLLVAVGSATAFFGIPGLREHALTLKSLDDAREIHQAVKAAGQEATTTDPAKVLVGGAGLSGIQSAGEIAEFRDDNKAPIDIELVEGLDSVFPNNDPEVQGAIRKRLDQKDIAVSTGEFISKVDDNAVYLGGAEEQYYGEDDDGDAPAEEDIDYSEDLVMDYDVLLWTGGITGHEEVDDFHLDADDRSNRVYAESTFETSDDNVFAIGDTALVDQGDEQFAPPTAQAAWQAAEVAGENLARAVRGAPLKSWQHEDKGTLISVGEEAVAHDVKAPGFTIPVNTFGGPAAKALKKGVASRWIADVSGVGRALNAWSDM; translated from the coding sequence ATGAGTCAACAGGTCGTCGTCGTCGGGGCCGGCTACGCCGGTGCCGGGACGGTGAACGCCTTCGAGGACGCCATCGAACCGGGCGAAGCCGAACTGACGTGGGTCTCCGACACCGACTACCACCTCGTGCTCCACGAGGCCCACCGGGTCATCCGCAAGCCCGAGGTCGAGTCGAAGATCGCCATCCCCGTCGACGAGATCAAAGCCGACGAGACGGACTTCGTGAAGGGTCGCGTCGTCGAGGTCGACACCGACGAGCAGGTCGTCCACACCCGCGGCGGCGAGACGGTCGAGTACGACTACCTCCTCGTCGCGGTCGGCTCGGCGACGGCGTTCTTCGGCATCCCCGGCCTGCGCGAGCACGCGCTCACGCTCAAGAGCCTCGACGACGCCCGCGAGATCCACCAGGCGGTGAAGGCCGCCGGGCAGGAGGCGACCACGACCGACCCCGCGAAGGTGCTCGTCGGCGGCGCCGGTCTCTCCGGCATCCAGTCGGCCGGCGAGATCGCGGAGTTCCGCGACGACAACAAAGCCCCCATCGACATCGAACTCGTCGAGGGGCTGGACTCGGTGTTCCCCAACAACGACCCCGAGGTGCAGGGCGCCATCCGCAAGCGGCTCGACCAGAAGGACATCGCCGTCTCGACGGGCGAGTTCATCTCGAAGGTCGACGACAACGCCGTCTACCTCGGCGGCGCCGAGGAGCAGTACTACGGCGAGGACGACGACGGCGACGCCCCCGCCGAGGAGGACATCGACTACTCCGAGGACCTCGTGATGGACTACGACGTGCTGCTGTGGACCGGCGGCATCACCGGCCACGAGGAGGTCGACGACTTCCACCTCGACGCCGACGACCGCTCGAACCGCGTGTACGCGGAGTCGACGTTCGAGACGAGCGACGACAACGTGTTCGCCATCGGCGACACCGCGCTGGTCGACCAGGGCGACGAGCAGTTCGCCCCGCCGACGGCGCAGGCCGCCTGGCAGGCCGCCGAGGTCGCCGGCGAGAACCTCGCGCGCGCCGTCCGCGGCGCCCCGCTCAAGTCGTGGCAACACGAGGACAAGGGGACGCTCATCTCCGTCGGCGAGGAGGCCGTCGCCCACGACGTGAAGGCGCCCGGCTTCACCATCCCGGTCAACACGTTCGGCGGTCCCGCCGCGAAGGCGCTGAAGAAGGGCGTCGCGAGCCGGTGGATCGCGGACGTCTCCGGCGTCGGGCGCGCGCTCAACGCCTGGAGCGACATGTGA
- a CDS encoding HTH domain-containing protein: MSSIELTDSQRKILNELVNLYREEEDAVKGETIADAVGRNAGTIRNQMQSLKALQLVEGVPGPKGGYKPTANAFEALDLQSLDEPASTPLFHNDERLDNVNVQEINLTSVHHPELCRAEIHLQGSVRNFHEGDSVSVGPTPLSKLVIDGTVDGKDDTASVLILKIDGMEAPAEPPEH; encoded by the coding sequence ATGTCGTCCATCGAGCTCACCGACAGTCAGCGCAAGATCCTCAACGAACTGGTGAACCTCTACCGCGAGGAGGAGGACGCGGTGAAAGGCGAGACGATCGCCGACGCCGTCGGCCGCAACGCCGGCACGATCCGCAACCAGATGCAGAGCCTGAAGGCGCTCCAGTTGGTCGAAGGGGTACCGGGACCGAAAGGGGGGTACAAGCCGACCGCGAACGCGTTCGAGGCGTTGGACCTCCAGAGCCTCGACGAGCCGGCGTCGACGCCGCTGTTCCACAACGACGAGCGACTCGACAACGTGAACGTCCAGGAGATCAACCTCACGTCGGTCCACCACCCGGAGCTGTGTCGCGCGGAGATCCACCTCCAGGGGTCGGTCCGGAACTTCCACGAGGGCGACTCCGTCAGCGTCGGCCCGACGCCCCTGTCGAAGCTCGTCATCGACGGCACCGTCGACGGGAAAGACGACACGGCCTCGGTGCTCATCCTCAAGATCGACGGGATGGAGGCGCCCGCGGAGCCGCCCGAGCACTGA
- a CDS encoding NAD-dependent epimerase/dehydratase family protein, with amino-acid sequence MHDARVLVTGGAGFIGSNLANTLAADGNDVIALDNEYLGTRDNLDDDVEFVEADVLDDDLPTDVDVVFHLAALSSRQMLEENPRQGARVNIEGFVNVVEQARADGCETIVYASTSSIYGSQTEPCPEDMAVEASTGYDASMMGRERYAEYYEEFYDDLTLAGMRFFSVYQGYGGNEEHKGQYANTVSQFAAQLANGEAPVLWGDGSQTRDFTHVTDIVRGLVLAAEHELSGVYNLGTGESYSFNEMVELIDDVLETGIEPEYEPVPIDNYVYHTKADASKFKAATGWEPRVDFADGVREVCEPYLDG; translated from the coding sequence ATGCACGACGCACGCGTGCTCGTCACCGGGGGGGCGGGGTTCATCGGCTCGAACCTCGCGAACACGCTCGCCGCGGACGGCAACGACGTCATCGCGCTCGACAACGAGTATCTGGGCACCCGCGACAACCTCGACGACGACGTGGAGTTCGTCGAGGCGGACGTCCTCGACGACGACCTGCCGACGGACGTGGACGTGGTGTTCCACCTCGCGGCGCTGTCCTCGCGACAGATGCTGGAGGAGAACCCGCGCCAGGGCGCCCGCGTCAACATCGAGGGGTTCGTCAACGTCGTCGAGCAGGCCCGCGCCGACGGCTGTGAGACGATCGTGTACGCCTCGACCTCTTCGATCTACGGGAGCCAGACGGAGCCGTGTCCGGAGGACATGGCCGTGGAGGCGTCGACCGGCTACGACGCCTCGATGATGGGCCGCGAACGCTACGCCGAGTACTACGAGGAGTTCTACGACGACCTCACGCTCGCCGGGATGCGCTTCTTCTCGGTGTACCAGGGGTACGGCGGCAACGAGGAGCACAAGGGCCAGTACGCCAACACTGTCTCGCAGTTCGCCGCGCAGTTGGCGAACGGCGAGGCGCCCGTGCTGTGGGGCGACGGCTCCCAGACGCGCGACTTCACCCACGTCACCGACATCGTCCGCGGGCTGGTCCTCGCGGCCGAACACGAACTCTCCGGGGTGTACAACCTCGGCACCGGCGAGAGCTACTCGTTCAACGAGATGGTCGAGTTGATCGACGACGTGCTCGAGACGGGGATCGAACCGGAGTACGAACCGGTCCCCATCGACAACTACGTCTACCACACGAAGGCCGACGCCTCGAAGTTCAAGGCCGCGACCGGGTGGGAGCCGCGGGTCGACTTCGCGGACGGCGTGCGCGAGGTCTGCGAGCCGTATCTGGACGGGTAG
- the rocF gene encoding arginase, whose product MTVRIIGVPTDYGQDRRGVDMGPSAIRYGGLADALADAGVDVVDDGDLAVPRAEERDPDSHPPSEGNAKFLRETEEVTTALADHVADAVAADETPLVLGGDHSVAIGSLAGSARDAEIGAVWFDAHGDYNTPTTSPSGNVHGMPLAAALGYGAWEGVEWANAPGLSEENVAYVGLRALDDTERAAIRDSEMTAYTMSDIDERGITDVVEAALSVAGAGVDGVHVSLDMDWLDPTIAPGVGTPVRGGVTYREAHHAMELVAGTDAVRSMEVVEVNPVLDDSNETASLATELVASAFGKRIL is encoded by the coding sequence ATGACCGTCCGCATCATCGGCGTGCCGACCGACTACGGCCAGGACCGACGTGGCGTGGACATGGGACCGTCCGCCATCCGCTACGGGGGGCTCGCGGACGCCCTCGCGGACGCGGGCGTCGACGTCGTCGACGACGGCGACCTCGCCGTCCCGCGCGCCGAGGAGCGCGACCCGGACTCCCACCCGCCGAGCGAGGGCAACGCGAAGTTCCTGCGCGAGACCGAGGAGGTGACGACCGCGCTGGCCGACCACGTCGCCGACGCCGTCGCCGCCGACGAGACGCCGCTCGTGCTCGGCGGCGACCACTCGGTCGCCATCGGGTCGCTCGCCGGGAGCGCCCGCGACGCCGAGATCGGCGCCGTCTGGTTCGACGCCCACGGCGACTACAACACGCCGACGACCTCCCCCTCCGGCAACGTCCACGGGATGCCGCTGGCGGCGGCGCTGGGGTACGGAGCGTGGGAGGGAGTCGAGTGGGCGAACGCGCCCGGACTCAGCGAGGAGAACGTCGCCTACGTCGGCCTGCGCGCGCTCGACGACACCGAGCGCGCGGCGATCCGCGACTCCGAGATGACCGCCTACACCATGTCCGACATCGACGAGCGCGGCATCACCGACGTCGTCGAGGCGGCCCTCTCGGTCGCGGGCGCCGGCGTCGACGGCGTCCACGTCAGCCTCGACATGGACTGGCTCGACCCGACCATCGCCCCCGGCGTGGGGACGCCCGTCCGCGGCGGCGTCACCTACCGCGAGGCCCACCACGCCATGGAGTTGGTCGCCGGCACCGACGCCGTCCGGTCGATGGAGGTCGTCGAGGTGAACCCCGTGCTCGACGACTCCAACGAGACGGCGTCGCTGGCGACCGAACTCGTCGCCAGCGCGTTCGGCAAGCGCATCCTCTGA